One Flavobacterium sp. 90 DNA segment encodes these proteins:
- the yiaA gene encoding inner membrane protein YiaA produces MVQKTSNAFIAASWVALGAGTVGFIVGLARAEMLLNEKGYYFTVLMFGLFAVVSLQKSVRDRLENLPVTDIYYGICWFGTLLSIVLLTVGLWNATILPSEKGFYAFAFLLALFGAISVQKNTRDNMVFEKSE; encoded by the coding sequence ATGGTACAAAAAACATCGAATGCCTTTATTGCGGCATCTTGGGTAGCTCTTGGGGCTGGAACAGTAGGTTTTATCGTTGGACTTGCAAGAGCCGAAATGTTATTAAATGAAAAAGGATATTATTTTACAGTTTTAATGTTTGGATTATTTGCTGTGGTGTCCTTGCAAAAAAGTGTGAGAGACAGACTTGAAAATCTTCCTGTAACAGATATTTACTATGGTATTTGTTGGTTCGGAACACTATTGTCAATTGTTTTGTTAACTGTTGGACTTTGGAATGCGACTATTTTGCCAAGTGAAAAAGGTTTTTATGCATTTGCCTTTTTGTTGGCTTTATTTGGAGCGATCTCGGTACAAAAAAATACA